Proteins co-encoded in one Calditrichota bacterium genomic window:
- the hisH gene encoding imidazole glycerol phosphate synthase subunit HisH — MIAIIDYGAGNLKSVKKAFDFLGIESEIATAPEQMKRAEKIVLPGVGAFGAAVEKLQQSDFFEPLQKWLAQDKPFLGICLGMQLLMETSAESPDFRGLEFFKGDCLRFESGKVPQIGWNNVKFARESSLFKNIPDGSFFYFLHGFYLRPEDGEITSANSDYGVIYPAAVEKGNVFAVQFHPEKSGEHGLQLLKNWVEIC, encoded by the coding sequence ATGATAGCGATAATTGACTACGGCGCAGGGAACCTGAAGTCGGTGAAAAAAGCGTTTGATTTTTTGGGCATCGAAAGTGAAATTGCCACTGCACCGGAGCAGATGAAAAGAGCGGAAAAAATCGTGTTGCCCGGCGTTGGCGCTTTCGGTGCAGCTGTAGAGAAACTTCAGCAGAGCGATTTTTTTGAGCCCTTGCAAAAATGGCTGGCGCAGGATAAGCCTTTTCTGGGTATTTGCCTGGGAATGCAATTGCTTATGGAAACCAGCGCAGAATCGCCGGACTTCCGCGGCCTTGAATTTTTCAAAGGCGATTGTTTGCGGTTCGAGTCCGGTAAAGTGCCACAGATTGGCTGGAACAATGTGAAATTTGCGCGAGAATCCAGTTTGTTCAAAAATATTCCGGATGGCTCATTCTTTTATTTTTTGCATGGCTTTTATCTTCGCCCGGAAGATGGCGAAATTACCTCTGCAAATAGTGATTATGGTGTAATTTATCCGGCAGCCGTGGAAAAGGGAAATGTATTTGCAGTACAATTTCATCCGGAAAAAAGCGGCGAGCATGGGCTTCAATTATTGAAAAATTGGGTGGAAATATGTTAG
- the hisF gene encoding imidazole glycerol phosphate synthase subunit HisF, with product MLATRIIPCLDVDEGRVVKGVKFKELRDAGDPVGLAALYNDQGADELTFLDIGASHQSREIMIDVVERVSSQIFIPFTVGGGIRSVDDMRRILQAGADKVAICSAALKNPRLLSEGAKIFGAQCMVLSIDAKRHGDSWHAYINGGRDDFGVDAIEWARQGEQLGAGEILLNSIDMDGTKAGYDLELTRKVSESVNIPVIASGGAGTLEQMVEAVKKGKADAVLLASLLHFGEFTISEIKEYLKNRGVVIR from the coding sequence ATGTTAGCAACTCGAATTATTCCATGTCTGGATGTGGACGAGGGACGTGTTGTCAAAGGTGTGAAATTTAAAGAACTTCGCGATGCCGGAGATCCTGTGGGGTTGGCGGCTTTGTACAATGACCAGGGTGCAGATGAGTTGACTTTTCTGGATATTGGCGCTTCGCATCAGAGCCGGGAGATCATGATTGATGTGGTCGAGCGTGTCTCCAGTCAGATTTTTATTCCGTTTACTGTTGGCGGTGGAATTCGTTCGGTCGATGACATGCGGCGAATTCTGCAAGCTGGCGCCGATAAAGTGGCGATATGCAGCGCGGCGCTGAAAAATCCGCGCCTGCTCTCTGAAGGGGCGAAAATTTTTGGCGCGCAATGCATGGTTTTATCCATTGACGCAAAGCGGCATGGCGATTCCTGGCATGCGTACATCAACGGCGGCAGAGATGATTTTGGCGTTGATGCGATCGAATGGGCCAGACAGGGCGAACAATTAGGCGCCGGGGAAATTTTGCTTAACTCCATCGACATGGATGGTACAAAAGCGGGTTATGATCTGGAATTGACGCGAAAGGTTTCCGAATCTGTTAATATCCCCGTGATTGCCTCAGGAGGCGCCGGCACTCTGGAGCAGATGGTTGAAGCCGTAAAAAAAGGAAAAGCAGATGCCGTGTTGCTGGCGTCATTGCTTCATTTCGGGGAATTTACAATTAGTGAAATTAAAGAATATTTGAAAAATAGAGGAGTTGTAATTCGATGA
- the hisB gene encoding imidazoleglycerol-phosphate dehydratase HisB: MARTAKLQRKTKETNITVDLNVDGQGDSRIDTAIGFWDHMLTAFAKHGLFDLTLFGDGDLHVDQHHLIEDCGIVLGQAFKQALGEKRGINRAGYFVYPMDEALAVVAVDISGRPYLQFDATFKRRFCGELDTDLLEDFFQAFAVHLGANVVVRMPYGRSDHHKIEAIFKAFAKAMKMACSIDTRAVENIPSTKGVIDDDSDN, encoded by the coding sequence TAACAGTGGATTTGAATGTTGACGGGCAGGGAGATTCTCGGATTGATACTGCGATTGGTTTTTGGGATCACATGCTGACCGCATTTGCTAAACATGGATTGTTTGACTTGACGTTGTTTGGAGATGGCGACTTGCATGTTGATCAGCATCATCTCATAGAAGATTGCGGAATTGTTCTGGGACAGGCTTTTAAGCAAGCATTAGGGGAAAAAAGAGGAATCAATCGCGCCGGCTATTTTGTCTATCCTATGGATGAAGCGCTGGCAGTTGTCGCTGTCGATATCAGCGGCAGACCTTATTTGCAATTTGACGCAACTTTTAAAAGGCGTTTTTGCGGCGAACTGGATACGGATTTGCTGGAAGATTTTTTTCAGGCGTTCGCTGTTCATCTGGGCGCGAATGTGGTTGTGCGCATGCCTTACGGAAGGAGCGACCACCACAAAATAGAAGCGATTTTTAAAGCGTTTGCCAAAGCTATGAAAATGGCCTGCTCGATTGACACCAGAGCAGTGGAAAATATCCCAAGTACGAAAGGTGTGATCGACGATGATAGCGATAATTGA